Proteins encoded within one genomic window of Flavobacterium gilvum:
- the rpsG gene encoding 30S ribosomal protein S7 — protein sequence MRKRAAKKRPLLPDPRFNDQLVTRFVNNLMWDGKKSTAFKVFYDAIDIIETKKQDSEKSSLEIWKDALTNVMPHVEVRSRRVGGATFQIPMQIRPDRKISMAMKWLILYSRRRNEKSMAQRLASECLAAAKEEGAAVKKRMDTHKMAEANKAFSHFRF from the coding sequence ATGAGAAAAAGAGCGGCAAAGAAAAGACCACTTTTACCAGATCCAAGGTTTAATGACCAATTGGTAACACGTTTTGTAAACAACTTAATGTGGGATGGTAAGAAATCAACAGCTTTTAAAGTTTTTTATGATGCAATTGACATTATAGAGACTAAAAAGCAAGATTCAGAAAAATCTTCATTAGAAATTTGGAAAGATGCTTTAACAAACGTTATGCCTCACGTAGAAGTACGTAGCCGTAGAGTAGGTGGAGCTACATTTCAAATTCCAATGCAAATTAGACCAGACAGAAAAATTTCTATGGCTATGAAATGGTTGATTCTTTATTCAAGAAGAAGAAACGAAAAATCAATGGCTCAGAGATTGGCTTCAGAATGTTTAGCAGCTGCTAAAGAAGAAGGTGCGGCTGTTAAGAAAAGAATGGATACTCACAAAATGGCAGAAGCTAATAAAGCTTTCTCTCACTTTAGATTTTAA
- the rpsL gene encoding 30S ribosomal protein S12, translating to MPTIQQLVRTGRTQITKKSKSVALDSCPQRRGVCTRVYTTTPKKPNSAMRKVARVRLTNGNEVNAYIPGEGHNLQEHSIVLVRGGRVKDLPGVRYHIVRGALDTSGVAGRTQRRSKYGAKRPKEAKK from the coding sequence ATGCCAACTATTCAACAATTAGTAAGAACAGGAAGAACTCAAATCACTAAGAAGAGTAAATCGGTTGCTTTAGATTCTTGTCCACAACGTCGTGGTGTATGTACTCGTGTTTACACAACAACTCCAAAAAAACCAAACTCTGCAATGCGTAAAGTAGCGCGTGTACGTTTGACTAATGGAAATGAGGTAAATGCTTACATCCCTGGTGAAGGACATAATCTACAAGAGCACTCGATAGTATTAGTGCGAGGCGGAAGAGTAAAAGATTTACCAGGAGTTAGGTATCACATTGTTCGTGGTGCGCTTGATACATCAGGTGTAGCAGGAAGAACGCAACGTCGTTCAAAATACGGTGCAAAACGTCCAAAAGAAGCTAAAAAGTAA
- a CDS encoding BamA/TamA family outer membrane protein, translated as MKSKILILLFSFITMASISQTLELKIIGKTTIETKIIDSIGYITKHKTTKQLVDEINSTRKKLSDSGYIENQILDKTKENDRCYSVTISLGNKIKNTHIYIGIKNNIFLSTLFKTNQDTIILPYSQTESFLHQTTQNLEQNGYAFAKVKLINIQKKGHAIYADLTIETGQKRTLNTIEIVNTNQKQKNLFPEGAKKQIAKKYQNTVFNQKTIEQLYHDFEKFEFVHQIKFPEVLFTKDTTKAFIYLEKRKANVFDGFLGFNNSENKKIQLNGYLNLTLVNAIRNGETLSIYWKNDGNNQKIFDANLSIPYLFKTPIGIKGQINIFKQDSIFQNTKTALQLGYSIDHNKRFYLGFESTESSDIQNSNSQNLNDFKNTFFNSTIEYKINNLKNNPFPLKSYFNLTLGTGNRNSISNPSLKQSFLNFNMMNDFYINEKNIINIKNQNYYLKSKTYITNELFRFGGINSVRGFSENSLQANLMIALMTEYRYIVSPNLYFNSILDYCYYEDPTTFTFTKKTKNLLGIGLGLGVQTTNGLLKFSITNGKTNQDEIKFSNTSISVNYCINF; from the coding sequence TTGAAGTCCAAAATTCTTATACTATTATTTTCATTCATCACCATGGCTTCCATAAGCCAAACTTTGGAATTAAAAATAATTGGAAAAACAACAATCGAAACAAAAATTATTGATTCAATAGGATACATCACAAAACACAAAACCACAAAACAATTAGTTGACGAAATAAATTCAACAAGAAAAAAACTGTCCGACAGTGGCTATATCGAAAACCAAATACTCGACAAAACAAAAGAAAACGATAGATGTTATTCCGTCACAATTTCACTCGGAAACAAAATAAAAAACACTCATATATATATAGGTATAAAAAACAACATCTTTCTCTCTACTTTATTCAAAACAAATCAGGACACAATAATTTTACCATATTCACAAACTGAATCTTTTTTGCATCAAACAACACAAAATTTAGAGCAAAATGGTTACGCTTTCGCAAAAGTAAAACTCATCAACATTCAAAAAAAAGGTCATGCTATTTATGCCGATTTAACAATCGAAACTGGCCAAAAAAGAACACTAAATACAATTGAAATAGTAAACACTAATCAAAAGCAAAAAAACCTATTCCCTGAAGGAGCAAAAAAGCAAATAGCCAAAAAATACCAAAACACCGTATTCAACCAAAAAACAATAGAGCAGCTTTATCATGATTTTGAAAAATTTGAATTCGTTCATCAAATCAAATTCCCAGAAGTTCTATTCACAAAAGACACTACCAAAGCATTTATTTATTTAGAAAAAAGGAAAGCTAATGTTTTTGACGGATTTTTAGGCTTCAACAACTCAGAAAACAAAAAAATCCAATTGAACGGATATTTAAACCTAACACTAGTCAATGCTATTCGAAACGGAGAAACACTATCCATCTACTGGAAAAACGATGGAAACAATCAAAAGATTTTTGACGCCAACCTATCAATACCCTATCTATTCAAAACACCAATAGGGATTAAAGGACAAATAAATATCTTTAAACAAGACAGTATTTTTCAAAACACAAAAACAGCATTACAGCTAGGCTACTCCATAGACCACAACAAACGATTCTACCTCGGATTTGAATCAACAGAATCAAGTGATATTCAAAATTCAAACAGTCAAAACCTTAACGATTTTAAAAACACATTTTTTAATTCAACAATAGAGTATAAAATAAACAACTTAAAAAACAATCCATTCCCATTAAAATCATATTTCAACCTAACGCTCGGCACCGGAAACAGAAACTCAATATCAAACCCATCCTTAAAACAAAGTTTTCTAAATTTTAACATGATGAATGATTTTTATATTAATGAGAAAAATATTATAAATATAAAAAACCAAAATTATTACCTAAAAAGCAAAACATATATAACAAATGAACTATTCCGTTTTGGCGGAATCAATTCCGTAAGGGGGTTTTCGGAAAACAGCCTTCAAGCCAACCTAATGATTGCCCTTATGACCGAGTACCGATATATCGTTTCTCCCAATTTATATTTCAATTCCATACTAGACTACTGCTACTATGAAGACCCAACAACCTTTACATTCACAAAAAAAACCAAAAACCTTCTCGGAATAGGACTAGGATTGGGAGTACAAACCACAAATGGATTACTAAAGTTTTCGATAACCAATGGAAAAACCAACCAAGACGAAATCAAATTCTCAAACACCTCCATTTCAGTCAATTACTGTATAAATTTTTAA
- a CDS encoding SusC/RagA family TonB-linked outer membrane protein gives MRLKFKGLVVLFLALLAQISFAQERTVSGIVKDNANLPIPGVSVIIKGTRNGTQTDFDGKYTIKVTPDQTLVFSYVGMKSQEHKANSTSLNVTLTNSATELEGVTVTTAMGIKKQKRSLGYATASVGAKDLTDVANVNVFESLSGKVAGVDISTPAQPGASSKVIIRGFNSLSNNSPLYVVDGTPINNSSNSGTTSTRSYDAGNGVSDLDPNNIESMSILKGAAASALYGSRAANGVILITTKSAKNKSKISIDFLTSTDFNEVSRVPHLQDGFGQGWNGLSYSTWQGAANANNTVSNENGSWGAKYNGEERAWGSIVNGVQQVKPYVALPNNIKDFYDTGTTFTNSLRLSGGGENSNFSLNMSTVDSDGVFPSDADAYKRHTFGLNAGISSNKLTVRTSLNYIYKDQNVVNTGQGNTQEGSTVQQTLLQIPLDISIVDLKDYKNNPFNTPSNFFSPYVDNPYWSLQENSTNIIGNRVFGNVNLSYKITDKLVANYQMGGDYRNEKIKSYGAIMSFLPGSANADAGKAPVLGGVTERINENLEMDSNFSINYNTAINEDFNLNIMAGFNANQRGGSSLRASVTNLDIPNFYELSNSALSPIVVQDDFMRRSYGVFASVEGSYKNKLFATLTGRNDWTSTLPKGNNSYFYPSLNISGVVLETPEHFIKLRAGVAQIGNDTGFYQTNNTMIQGNAALGFGNIFLPIGGVNGYEFASNLGNSNLKPERTTEFELGFESNFYEKRVNLDLSVYQKKTTDLLFSRPLAASSGFASQTDNILDLQNKGIEIVLNIVPVRVKDFQWDFTTTFTKNESKVLDVAYGLDKITLASIYGVNFVAEKGQPLGVFKAYMPQYTPDGRPIATSAGYYKIGSDQTTVGTSQRDFVMGLKNNFRYKNFTLGCSFDWKQGGEMYSYTKRAANFSGSGIETTFNDRNPFIIPNSVVETVVDSNGNMQYAENTNPVTLANITNFYNTSANPGIEATHVIDKTFVRLRDVVVSYSIPNTYAQKLKLTNASISLYGKNLFMWTPAENPYIDPELSTYGDGLLSEAGEFATNPSQRSFGASLKLTF, from the coding sequence ATGAGACTAAAGTTCAAAGGACTAGTAGTGCTTTTCCTAGCACTATTGGCGCAAATTTCTTTTGCGCAAGAAAGAACTGTTTCGGGTATTGTAAAAGACAATGCGAACTTACCCATCCCAGGTGTAAGCGTAATAATCAAAGGCACTCGAAATGGAACACAAACTGATTTTGATGGTAAATACACTATCAAAGTAACCCCAGATCAAACATTGGTGTTTAGTTATGTTGGTATGAAATCACAAGAGCACAAAGCCAACTCAACATCTCTAAACGTTACCCTTACAAATTCTGCCACAGAACTAGAAGGTGTAACTGTAACAACAGCAATGGGGATCAAAAAACAAAAAAGATCCCTTGGTTACGCAACTGCAAGTGTTGGTGCCAAAGATCTTACCGATGTTGCCAATGTAAACGTTTTTGAATCATTGTCGGGAAAAGTTGCCGGTGTAGATATCAGCACCCCTGCACAACCAGGTGCATCCTCAAAGGTAATTATTCGTGGTTTCAATTCATTGTCAAACAACAGCCCTTTGTACGTGGTTGACGGAACACCTATTAACAACAGCTCAAACAGTGGAACAACTAGCACAAGAAGCTATGACGCTGGAAATGGTGTTAGTGATTTGGATCCAAACAATATCGAAAGTATGTCTATCCTTAAAGGAGCGGCGGCTTCAGCTTTGTATGGTTCAAGAGCTGCGAATGGAGTAATTCTGATTACAACAAAATCAGCAAAAAACAAATCAAAAATATCTATTGATTTTTTAACTTCAACAGACTTTAATGAAGTTTCAAGAGTACCACATTTACAGGACGGATTTGGACAAGGATGGAATGGTCTTTCTTATTCTACTTGGCAAGGAGCTGCAAATGCAAACAATACTGTAAGTAACGAAAATGGATCTTGGGGAGCTAAATACAACGGCGAAGAAAGAGCTTGGGGTTCAATCGTCAATGGTGTACAACAAGTAAAACCATATGTAGCACTTCCAAATAATATAAAAGATTTTTACGATACTGGAACAACATTCACAAATAGTCTTCGCTTGAGCGGTGGAGGAGAAAACTCAAACTTCTCTCTTAATATGTCAACAGTTGATTCAGACGGAGTTTTCCCATCTGACGCCGATGCATACAAAAGACATACGTTTGGATTAAATGCAGGTATTTCATCAAATAAACTTACCGTTAGAACAAGTTTAAACTATATCTATAAAGATCAAAATGTAGTAAATACAGGACAAGGAAACACTCAAGAAGGGAGTACTGTTCAACAAACTTTGCTACAAATTCCTTTGGACATAAGCATTGTAGACCTTAAAGATTACAAAAACAATCCTTTCAACACTCCAAGTAATTTTTTCTCTCCTTATGTTGATAACCCATATTGGAGTTTACAAGAAAACTCAACCAATATCATTGGAAATAGAGTTTTTGGAAATGTTAATTTGAGCTATAAAATCACTGATAAATTGGTAGCAAACTACCAAATGGGTGGTGATTATAGAAATGAAAAAATCAAATCCTATGGTGCCATAATGAGTTTTCTCCCAGGATCAGCAAATGCTGACGCTGGAAAAGCACCAGTTCTTGGAGGTGTTACAGAACGTATTAACGAGAACTTAGAAATGGATTCTAACTTCAGTATCAATTATAATACGGCCATAAACGAAGATTTCAATCTTAACATTATGGCAGGATTCAATGCAAATCAAAGAGGAGGTTCTTCATTAAGAGCATCAGTAACCAACTTGGATATTCCGAATTTCTACGAATTGTCGAATTCTGCTTTATCTCCAATAGTTGTACAAGATGACTTTATGAGACGCAGCTACGGTGTTTTTGCATCTGTTGAAGGTTCATACAAAAACAAACTTTTCGCAACTTTGACAGGTAGAAATGACTGGACTTCAACACTTCCAAAAGGAAACAATTCATACTTCTATCCTTCCTTAAACATCAGTGGGGTGGTATTGGAAACTCCAGAGCACTTTATCAAATTAAGAGCTGGTGTTGCCCAAATTGGTAATGACACAGGTTTTTACCAAACCAACAACACTATGATTCAAGGGAATGCTGCCTTAGGCTTTGGTAATATCTTCCTACCAATTGGGGGAGTAAATGGATATGAATTTGCTTCCAACTTAGGTAACAGCAACTTAAAACCAGAAAGAACAACCGAGTTCGAATTAGGTTTTGAAAGTAATTTCTACGAAAAAAGAGTAAACTTGGATTTATCAGTTTATCAGAAAAAAACAACTGATTTATTGTTCTCAAGACCATTGGCTGCTTCGTCAGGATTTGCTTCTCAAACAGACAATATTTTAGATCTTCAAAACAAAGGTATAGAGATTGTTTTGAATATTGTACCGGTTAGAGTAAAGGATTTCCAATGGGATTTCACAACAACCTTCACCAAAAACGAATCCAAAGTTCTTGATGTTGCCTATGGTTTGGACAAAATTACTTTGGCCTCTATATACGGAGTGAATTTTGTTGCTGAAAAAGGACAACCTTTAGGAGTATTCAAAGCATACATGCCACAATACACTCCTGACGGCCGACCAATCGCTACTTCAGCAGGTTATTACAAAATAGGAAGTGATCAAACTACGGTAGGAACATCACAAAGAGATTTTGTAATGGGATTGAAAAACAATTTTAGATACAAAAACTTCACATTGGGTTGTAGCTTTGACTGGAAACAAGGTGGCGAAATGTATTCTTACACAAAAAGAGCTGCTAATTTCTCAGGAAGCGGTATAGAAACTACATTTAATGACAGAAACCCTTTCATCATCCCAAATTCTGTTGTCGAAACAGTTGTTGATTCAAATGGAAACATGCAATATGCTGAAAACACAAATCCAGTGACGCTAGCTAACATAACAAACTTCTACAACACTTCTGCTAACCCTGGCATCGAAGCTACTCACGTAATAGACAAAACATTTGTAAGATTGAGAGATGTGGTAGTTTCATATAGCATTCCAAACACTTATGCTCAAAAATTAAAACTTACCAATGCAAGTATTAGCCTTTATGGAAAAAATCTATTTATGTGGACACCTGCTGAGAACCCTTATATAGATCCAGAATTATCAACTTATGGAGATGGTTTATTGAGTGAAGCTGGAGAATTTGCAACCAATCCTTCTCAAAGATCTTTTGGAGCAAGTCTTAAATTAACATTCTAA
- a CDS encoding SusD/RagB family nutrient-binding outer membrane lipoprotein: MKKIIIGLLVLSTTFMGCSTDLDINKDPDNLDPDTIPMASQLPAGIIGIVGAEGGIFSIIGGFWAQYYTQSSAANQFKNIDSYTVTTNDYNYAWNSMYDGLADIKNVQRRALAEQNWNYYLIATTLYVQAQQVMTDFYGDIPYTEACDPKIATPKFNKGEEVYDLMIADLDAALAKDLTTSQGTAPGKDDFIFGGKMQNWKNFANTLKLKIYMRQTASATRGTMALNGIKALLSSGVPFLDTDAAMANFTGLPNYENPLYEFNFKLNVRTNMRLSKTLGSFLDANADPRKDAYVYDAYAEDDAAKTTKLYIWQDQGNYGANTSLGYSDPGPKNASIADVIYNGAVKPVYLLSKEESLFLQAEALERAGQDGSTKYTQAITANFAKYGLTAANIPPSYAYPTGATAAVKLEAIITQKWAASFPENGFEAFFEQNRTGFPKISAVAQNNPAYVAGQLAFTASPDVQQKTLFPKRIPYPLSERNANPNVPALKAITDKIWWNQ; encoded by the coding sequence ATGAAAAAAATTATTATAGGCCTATTGGTGTTATCAACTACATTCATGGGATGTAGCACTGATTTAGATATAAACAAGGATCCAGACAACTTAGATCCTGACACAATCCCTATGGCATCACAACTTCCTGCCGGAATTATCGGAATCGTAGGAGCCGAAGGAGGGATATTTTCAATCATTGGAGGATTTTGGGCACAATATTACACCCAATCTTCTGCTGCAAATCAATTCAAAAACATAGATTCTTACACAGTTACAACAAATGATTATAACTATGCATGGAATTCAATGTATGATGGTCTTGCAGACATTAAAAATGTTCAAAGAAGAGCACTTGCTGAACAAAACTGGAACTATTACTTAATTGCAACTACTTTGTATGTTCAAGCGCAACAAGTAATGACCGATTTTTATGGAGACATTCCTTATACAGAAGCATGTGACCCAAAAATTGCAACTCCAAAATTCAACAAAGGAGAAGAAGTTTATGACTTAATGATTGCAGATTTGGATGCAGCCTTGGCTAAAGACTTGACTACATCACAAGGAACTGCTCCTGGCAAAGATGATTTCATCTTTGGTGGAAAAATGCAAAACTGGAAAAATTTTGCAAATACACTAAAATTGAAAATTTACATGCGCCAAACTGCCAGTGCAACAAGGGGCACTATGGCATTAAATGGAATAAAAGCATTATTAAGCAGCGGAGTTCCATTCTTGGATACAGATGCGGCAATGGCTAACTTTACAGGATTGCCAAACTACGAAAATCCATTGTATGAGTTTAACTTCAAATTGAATGTAAGAACCAACATGAGATTAAGTAAAACTCTTGGTTCATTCTTAGATGCTAATGCAGATCCAAGAAAAGACGCTTATGTGTATGATGCTTATGCTGAAGACGATGCTGCAAAAACCACAAAACTGTATATCTGGCAAGACCAAGGTAACTACGGTGCAAACACTTCACTAGGTTATTCAGATCCAGGGCCAAAAAATGCCTCTATAGCTGACGTTATCTACAATGGCGCAGTAAAACCAGTTTATTTACTATCTAAGGAAGAAAGTTTATTCTTGCAAGCTGAAGCTTTAGAAAGAGCTGGACAAGATGGTTCAACAAAATATACGCAGGCAATAACTGCTAATTTTGCAAAATATGGTCTAACTGCTGCAAACATTCCTCCTTCTTATGCATATCCTACAGGAGCTACAGCTGCAGTAAAGTTAGAGGCAATCATTACTCAGAAATGGGCAGCGAGTTTCCCTGAAAACGGATTTGAAGCCTTCTTTGAGCAAAACAGAACAGGTTTCCCTAAAATTTCTGCAGTAGCCCAAAACAATCCTGCATACGTTGCTGGACAGCTGGCTTTTACTGCCAGCCCAGATGTACAACAAAAGACTCTTTTCCCAAAAAGAATTCCTTATCCATTGTCTGAAAGAAATGCAAATCCAAATGTTCCTGCTCTTAAAGCAATTACTGATAAAATTTGGTGGAATCAATAA
- a CDS encoding DUF5011 domain-containing protein — protein sequence MKKFITLLLIAASLFVSCDNTDTDNVSSLLEKPTVALNGPSSVFVPLNGTYNELGMTSTDKTGKSLEVLPYYSGKYRVAQSINTALAGEYLVTYWTQKQPSLTRKVFVYKNGDLTTSIEGIYIAAVTRTAIATTPPFAPIPGLTPKPYTNLKYVHVWKNANGTYQISDAYGGFFEIGGSKGVAQSLVNGQFTGAAGVFTPAKTKLSNSTLGGSAYINNDPDLLTTTSAPLTIDAVNKTIKFTTTWKENAATKWKFDVTLTQYQPQ from the coding sequence ATGAAAAAATTTATAACACTACTATTAATCGCGGCTTCACTCTTTGTGTCTTGCGATAATACAGATACCGACAATGTTTCCTCTCTTTTGGAAAAACCTACGGTAGCATTGAACGGCCCGTCCTCAGTTTTTGTACCACTAAACGGAACCTATAACGAATTGGGAATGACTTCAACTGATAAAACAGGTAAGTCTTTAGAAGTTTTACCTTATTACAGTGGCAAATACAGAGTGGCACAGAGCATTAATACTGCCCTAGCAGGTGAATACTTAGTTACTTACTGGACACAAAAACAACCTTCCCTAACACGAAAAGTTTTTGTGTATAAAAACGGAGATTTGACTACCAGTATCGAAGGTATTTATATTGCTGCAGTTACAAGAACGGCAATAGCAACTACACCTCCATTTGCACCTATACCTGGATTAACACCAAAACCATATACAAACCTTAAGTATGTACATGTATGGAAAAACGCCAACGGTACTTACCAAATATCCGATGCTTATGGCGGATTTTTTGAAATCGGTGGATCAAAAGGGGTTGCCCAATCATTGGTAAATGGTCAGTTTACAGGTGCTGCTGGTGTTTTTACCCCAGCCAAAACCAAGCTTTCTAATAGCACATTGGGTGGATCTGCATACATCAACAACGACCCAGATTTGTTAACTACAACATCTGCTCCACTTACTATTGACGCCGTTAATAAAACAATCAAATTCACAACGACTTGGAAAGAGAATGCTGCTACAAAATGGAAATTTGACGTAACATTAACTCAATATCAACCTCAATAA
- a CDS encoding lipid-binding protein, whose amino-acid sequence MKNIKNNIIKILFSILISVSFASCDAGGDPEAGGTTTQDFAGDWFININAKDATGTVINKYIRFTTYNASANDNTMFIDDNGLSQTVPTSQVLKAKYTINIADGSFTSDVNTPNLRQTGKTVTITNGKIEKLGGTSRGGHTVDKISFTVEFSTEPGIKYTYVGTKRTGFKEDEY is encoded by the coding sequence ATGAAGAATATAAAAAACAACATCATAAAAATACTTTTCAGTATTCTTATTTCGGTTTCTTTTGCATCCTGTGATGCAGGAGGAGATCCAGAAGCTGGTGGTACAACCACTCAAGATTTCGCCGGTGATTGGTTTATAAACATTAATGCCAAAGATGCAACTGGTACTGTAATTAATAAATATATCCGATTTACTACCTATAATGCTTCGGCAAATGACAATACCATGTTTATTGATGACAATGGTCTTTCGCAAACTGTACCTACCTCACAAGTATTGAAAGCCAAATACACCATTAATATTGCTGACGGTAGTTTTACATCTGATGTAAATACCCCAAACTTGAGACAAACTGGAAAAACAGTAACTATTACAAATGGTAAAATTGAAAAATTGGGAGGAACATCAAGAGGTGGGCATACCGTTGACAAAATTTCGTTTACTGTTGAATTTAGTACTGAACCAGGAATTAAATACACTTATGTAGGAACCAAAAGAACTGGTTTCAAAGAAGACGAATATTAA